gggccgtgtaggccacatAAACGTATGGGATTCTGGGCGAGgcagtgtgatccacacggccaaggctaaTTTGAGTTGTGCTGAGATTGTTGGAGAGGGTCATTGGGTCCAACACTAGATCTGGGGGACGAGGGTAAGTTACGGAACAACTCCGGTCCAATAGGGCCAAgttatttaggggtgtcactggaTTCGCCCCTAACATGGCCTagtactggatggaggccacagagagaattatggatgacttggacttcAGCCTTGAGTAAAAGCTGAAGGGGTTGTTTCTTTGCTTCGCGATAAGGCATACTAGTGGTGGCTgactgttaaggagggcactcagccaaATCGATTGACATGGGATTTCTATAAGACTGTGTTCTAAGAAAAATATGTAAGAGTCAACTAGATTGATGCTAGGAGACGTGAGTTTCTAAATCTCACGCAGGGAGATCAAACAATGGCTGAGTTTGATGCCGAATTTCTACGACTCAGCCGCTATGAGCGAGGTATGGTTGCGACTGAGCATGAGCGatgtgttcgctttgaggatggccttagagataaCCTGAGGATATTGATAGTTCCGGAAAGGGAGCGTGAGTTTGCTGTGCTGGTTGAGAAGGCCAAGATTGCTGAGGATGTTAAGCGTATTGAGCGCTAGAACAGGGATAGCAAGAGGGGTAATAACAAGAGGGATTTAGAGCCCTCGAGTTCTATGATAAAGCCTAGGAAAAAGGCCAGATCTTATAGGCCGGTTAGAGTTGGGCCCCCTATTTCGCCTACAAGGATCTTGCCGTGTGGGTTATGTGGTAGACGCAATCCAGGTGAATGTTAGAGGTCGACTGGGGCATGTTTGAGATGTGGGTCTATAGGGCACCGTGTTCGAGAGTGTCCACTAAGGGCTGATCAGACGCAAGCTCCAGATTCTGGTACTGCATAGCCGCCGAAGGTAGTTCAGCAGCTCCCTAGGGGCCGTGGTCAGACTAGGGGTGGTAACGGCATGGGCCATGGTCAAAGAGCACTAGGTAGAGGTGCTAGGCATACCGAGGTGAGGCAACCTGCTTTGGTATATGCTGCTTGTCACTGAGAGGACCGAGATACTCCAAACTTCATTACAGGTACATTCTTAATTTTTAATGTACCTTATCTTgcattgatagacataggctATACTCATTCCTATGCAGCTAGCACTGTGTCTGAAACGTTAGGGATTCCAATTGAGAATACTTGTAGTGAAAAGACTATTGTGGCTCCCTTGGGGCAATCTATCCTAGTCAGTAAATTGTATAGAAATGTTCTGTTAGAGGTTCAAGGGACAGTatttctggctaatctgatggAGCTTCCGTTTGGGGGAGTTCGatttgattctgggtatggattggttggtcaAACATTGGGTGAGTCTCAACTACACGACTAAGAGGGTCATTTTGAGAATCGATGGGGATGACGAGGTGGTTATGATTGGGGAACAAtaagattatttgtctaatgtgattttGACGTTGGTAGCGGAAAATTGGTTCGGAAAGGGTGTGAGGCATGTCTAACCTATATAAGTGTTTCAAAATCTAGGAACTCTTCGGTTAAGGACATTAAAACTGTAAGTGATTGtttggatgtttttcctgaagagctaCCGTGTTTGCCTCCGAGCCGAGAGGTGAATTttggaattgaacttatttcgggTGCAGCTCTGATGCCTATCACCCCTAACAGCATGGCGCCGAAGGAGCTTATGGAGCTTAAGGCTTAGATTCAGGAGTTGTTGGATCGTGGGTTTATTAGTCTCAGTATGTCTCTGTAGGGAGCACCTattttgtttgtgaagaagaaagatgggacaatgaggatgtgtatcgattTAACAAGCTGACGATTAAGAAAAAATACCCACTtttgaggattgatgatctattcgatcAGTTCAGAGGGGCTTTGGTGTTCTTCAAGATTGATCTATGTTCGGGTTATCACCAGTTGAAGGTTAAAGAGGCCGAAGTATATAAgacggcatttaggactcgttatggtcactacgagttcctagtgatgccctttggtttgactaatgcaccaacgGCTTTTATGGACTTGATAAATCGAGTGTTCTGGCCCTATCTGGATCAGTTAGTGGTGGTATTCATTAATGATATCTTGGTATATTCTAAGACTAATGATGAACACGATGTGCATCTAAGGGTGGTACTATAGATTCTTCGTAagaaatagttgtatgcaaagttcagcaagtgtgagttctggcttcgagaAATATCGTTTTTGGGGCATGTAGTTTCCACTGAGGGCATACGAGTAGACCCTCGTAAGGTTGAGGCAGTATTGGATTGGAAACAGCCGAAGAATATGTCTCAGATCCGTAACTTTCTGGGTTTAGCGGGGTATTATCAAAGTTTTATGGTAGGGTTCTCCTTGATCGCAGCTCCGTTGACTAAGCTTCTGCGTAAGGGAGTTCCTTTTGTCTGGATTGATGTGCAACAAAAGCGCTTTGAAAAGCTAAAGACTATTTTGACTCAGGCTTcggttctgatacagcctgagccCGGTAAAGACTTTGTGGTTTACAACGATGCTTCACatgtcggtttgggatgtgtattgatgtaaGACGGTAAAATGGTAGCGTATGCATCTCATCATCTTAAAACTCACGAAGCAAACTATCCGTCTAATGATTTAGAGTTGGTTGTGGTTGTGTTCAccttgaaaatctagaggcactatctgtatggtgagaggtgtgttatctacaccgatcacaaaagcctcaagtatctccttactcaaaaggagttaaataTTAGGCAGCGTAAGTGGGTTGagctgcttaaagattatgattgtaccattgagtatcatcctggtaaggccaatgtagtGGCCGATGCATTGGGTCATAGGACTATGACCGATCTAAGAGCGATGTTCACTCGGCTTAGCCTATTCGATGACGGAGGTCTGTTAGCAGAACTTCAAGTTAAGCCGACATGGATTGAGCAGGTTCGACGCAAACAGTTGGGGGATAAGTCTCTTGAGTTGCGCTTTCATCAGGTTGAGAGTGGTGATACTATTGATTTTGGGATAAACAGTGATTGGGTACTTTGTTTTCGCggtcggatttgtgtaccgagtGATGAGGATTTAAGACGGTCGATTTTGAAGGAGGCGCATAGTAGcaattatgctatgcatcctggtgggaacAAAATGTATCGAGATCTTCGAGAGTTGTACTGATGGCCAGGGTTAAAGCATGAGATAACTGATTTTGTGGCTTgttgtttgacttgtcagcaggtgaagcctgagcatcagttaccttatGGTTTGCTACAACCGGTTAAGATTCCGTTATGGAAATAGGAGCAAGTAAGGatggacttcattagtgggttgccttaaacacccactaagaaggattctgtctgggtcatcgtggatcgattgaccaaatctgcaCACTTCATTCTGGTTAGAACAGACTTCTTTCTTCAGAAGTTGGCTAAACTTTATGTCTCTGAGATAGTAAGACTACATGGGGTACCTGTCtcgatcatttctgatagggatcctcactTAACGTCTCGGTTCTGGAAAAAGCTATATGAGGCTCTAGGTGCAAGGTTAGACCTCAATACTACGTTTCATCATTAAATGATGATCAATCTAaaagggtgattcaaatactggaggATATTTTGAGGAGATGTGTTATTgagttccgaggtagttgggaggactatctACCATTAgtggagtttgcctacaataatagcttcAAGTCTAGCATTCAgctggcaccttacgaggcactataTGGCCATAAGTGTCAGACTCCTTTGTGTTGGATTGCGTTGGGCAAGGGGCGTGTTTTAAGTCCTAAGTTAGTTTCTGAGAATGAGGATAAGGTCAGACTGATTCGGGATCGTCTGAAAGTGGCTTCTGACaggcaaaagtcttatgttgATCTGAACTATCGCGAGatcgagtattctgtgggggacttcgtGTTTCTAAAGATCTCACCATGaaagaaggttctgaggttcgatcgcaagggcaagttgagtcctaggtttattgggtcgtatcGAATTTTGAAACGAGTGAGACCGATCGCTTATTAGTTGGAGCTACCACCAGAATTAGATcgcattcatgatgtgttccacgtctaaATGTTAAGGCACTACCGCTTTGATCCCACGCATGTTTTccctgttgaggagattgaggttcggCCAGATCTGACCTTCGAGGAGGAGGTGGTTCAGATTCTAGATCGCGATGTTAAGGTTCTAAGGAGGAAATCTATTCCACTAGTGAAGGTGTCGTGAGGGAATCATAGCACTGatgaggctacgtgggagcctgaggatgcgatgCGTCAGCAATATCCTCACCTgttttgattaggtaaatttcaaggacgaaattttcttttagggggtagagttgtaacgccccaaaattgaTATTTTTGATTATGTTAGaatgtgacacaactgtgtatctgcttcaatggttaagtgttctgggtgtgtgggagctcccaagttcaagccctagtttgggcaaattttggtatttttttttgaAGTAAGCCTGTTACATGAGCAGTGGGCTTATGTTTAAGTTCttgtaatttcatatcagaataggcctgctggtctggtggttaagttgaGTGATGGATTGCTAAAGGTTTTGAGTTCGAATCTCTGCATGAGCATAGGATTATATTTTTACTTGTTTGACCGGGAGAGTTTTGGTCAAACAAAAATTCTGATGGAGTTGTGTAGTGTGAGTAGTGGAAGGAAAACTAGAGATTGGGATCATTTTGTTAGTTTTTCCCAAAAATTTCAATTTCTCCAAAAGTCTCTGACATCCTTCCCGtttttcttattttctcttctCTACCATACTTCTGTttcttttcttcctcttctttagtatactctttttttttttgcatcctTTCAATTTGGCTTTTCCATATGTCTTTTCTGTGTGTTTCGATAAGTTGATTAAGTATGTTTTTGTTTTAGGTTAACGGTTATGATGTTAATGGAGGCTTGTTTTGGTACGTAGGTGAGAGTTAAGGGACAGTGGTTGGCCAGTCGGTACTCTGATGTATGGAATCGTTGTTTTTGCTCGAAGGTAAGGGCTTCATGAGACTTTAGGAAGTGTTCATTCCAAATTTAGTTGATTGGAAAATCAAAATAAGGGATTAACTGAGTGATATTGTGGTCGATTTGTAGGTTCTGGTAGGCTCGTGGTTGCGTTACATCGTTTCAGTACCAAGTGTGTCCCCGAAAATACAGAAAATAAGAATCGACGAAAGCCAAAATTACAAACTATcgatgccacacgagcgtgtggtcacccatgtggtaggccgagtgacggaacacgggcgtgtaacctaCGAGCTAGGCCGTGCACCGTGTGATGGcttggccaggccatgtgatctaCACGGCCAAAGTCAATTTGGGTCGtatgggccacacaggcatgtaggcctacacgagcgtgtgagattCTGGAcgaggccgtgtgatccacacggccaaggccaattttgtggcgtgtgggccacatgggtgtgtgagcctatttttttgaaatattttgtAAGGTTGCACAAGTCGCCCTAGTCAACTGTGGACCTTTTGTAGGGTCAGTAAGCTTTACTTAGACCCCTTCTTATGTGATCTGATTGTATGAGTTCTGACTAATCATGAATTATGATATCCTATTGTAAGAATTATGATTGCATAATGGTATGAAATCttatgtatgttgcattgcatcgaggTGGGTTATTGATTTCTGGAAGAAGTGTCTTAAAGGCTATTAAGCTTGATatttggcagctcagctgcataaATCTGATTATGTGCTGCATTTCAGTACAgaatggtgtgtagggctgggtgggtctatttaatcctcacatggtgtgtaaggttggacgaagatggtgtgtagaagcTGGTGGGTAAGATTCTGTTTATATGTATTTGCATTCTGTATTTGATACGGGCTAAGGCCCTAATAAAAGTCTGAGACtatatctgaatgggcttaggcccaaactgtattCTGACATATATCTGTATGCATATTTTCTGTTGaggttgcacactgagtttacgaaaattcACCCTATCTGTttcatctgtacaggtaatcctcagactTGACGGATTGGCACAGCGAAGGACTCGACAGTGGACACACGTACACTTTTAAGActgttttgttatctttacaatttaattcttaatttaaggttttgatgtaattttggatTGGACTTGgactatttgttttaaattttggttTGGTTTGTTTCATGATTTTAATATTGATAAGCATGATTAAACCTGATTTTCACTAAGGGTCAAACGGTTTTCTAAAAATAAGAGTTTTCTAAAGCTTCCGCTAAAATATGCTTTTCATAACACGAAATACGTGACTTATATCGAATTAAGATAAAGACTAATTAACTAGAATGGTTTTAACTCAACAAACATGTTTTCAAATTTCATTCCATGTGATATCGCTAGATTTGGTCTtaacatctaggccgagtttagggtgttacattagtggtatcagagccaggttcaaAACTCGACTATAAAATTTTAGGTTCTAAACTAGGTTTTAAAGAATTACTTTCAACTATTTTCAAATACTCTGATTAAGTATGTGGTCCACTGAGTCTCCGACACCAATCCTGTAAGTTTTCTGAAACTTATACTATTTATTTCGAAATATCGTAgatagtatattctgaaactactataggtagtaaatCATATTGAAAACACTCTAGTTAGTGTATACTAAAAATTGTAGTAAAATTGTGACTTACGAAAACAAACTCTAAACTTTTGATATTATGTTgcataaaatatctactaataaatatcaaaactctaactgattcataaaactgTTAATGTAGATAAACTTCGAATCTAGAATGAGCAAACGTGGTACTCACGgtagaggccgaggtagaggccgtagaagGGCTCGAGCTGAGTGCTCTTTCATAAATAATATACCGCATCTAGATACAAGTGAGACATCGATTTCGCTtgcaactgagactgggtcttagAGTCATTCGGCTGGGGACAACCCACTATTCCAAGCCATGTTGAGATTGTTGGAGAGGATTGCTAGGTCCAATACTGGATCTGGGGGCCGAGGGTCGGTTATAGAATGACTCTAGTCCAATGGGGCCAAGTTATTTAAGGGTGTCACTGGAGTCACCCCTAACATAGCCCAGTACTAGATGGAGGCCATGAAGAGAATTATGGATGATTTGGAGTTCAGCCCTGAGTAAAAGCTGAAAGGGGTTGTTTCTTTGCTTCGCGATAaggcataccagtggtggctgactgttaaggagggcactcagctaGATCGATTGGCATGGGATTTCTATAAAACTGCGCTCCAATAAAAATATGTAGTAGCCAACTATATTGATGCTAGGAGACGTGAGTTTCTGAATCTCACGCAGGGAGATTGAACAGTGGCCGAGTATAAGGTCGAATTTTTACGACCCAGCCGCTATGCGCGAGGTATGGTTGCGACTAAGTATGAGCAATGTGTTTGCTTTGAGGATGGCCCAAGAGATAACCTGAGGGTGTTGATAGCTCCGCCAAGGGAGCATGAGTTTGTTGTGCTAGTCGAGAAGGCCAAGATTGCTAAGG
Above is a genomic segment from Gossypium arboreum isolate Shixiya-1 chromosome 8, ASM2569848v2, whole genome shotgun sequence containing:
- the LOC108468255 gene encoding uncharacterized protein LOC108468255, which produces MTDLRAMFTRLSLFDDGGLLAELQVKPTWIEQVRRKQLGDKSLELRFHQVESGDTIDFGINSDWVLCFRGRICVPSDEDLRRSILKEAHSSNYAMHPGGNKMYRDLRELCKVRPQYYVSSLNDDQSKRVIQILEDILRRCVIEFRGSWEDYLPLVEFAYNNSFKSSIQLAPYEALYGHKCQTPLCWIALGKGRVLSPKLVSENEDKVRLIRDRLKVASDRQKSYVDLNYREIEYSVGDFVFLKISP